DNA sequence from the Halococcus salsus genome:
CGCTGTCGAGTTCGAAGCAGATGAGGTCGATGACGACGTCGGGTCGGAGCTCGCGGATCCGCTCGCCGAACGTTCCCTCCGCCTCGGCCGCCTCGCGGTCGATCGAGACGTGCTCGACCTGCGACCACGAACCCGGCGACCGGTACGGTTCGCTCTCGCCACGGGTCACGGACACGACGTCGTGCCCCGCGGCGAGCAATCGTGGTACGAGATACGACCCGATGTGGCCGGTAGCCCCGATGACGACGGTACGCATCCGTCGATCTCCGGCGGCGACCACCATACGATTTCGCATACTGACAATTCGGACGGTCGGAAGCGGGAGGTCGCCGCTCACCGTTCGATACGACCGGACCGTTCCCCTGACCGCCCATGCGACTCGTATTTCTCGGCTCCACGTGATATCGCAACGCATGATCGGCTGTCACGAGTGTGGCCACCGGTTCGAACTCCCGGACGCGAAGTGTGAGGACCCGGAACTCGGGTACGTCTGTCCCAACTGTGAATTCTGGACGTGGGGATACGGGCGAAACGCCGTCGAACGAGGATAACTCCCGGCTCGTCGCCCGGCAGGGGAGAGCACCGCGAGTTCAGCGACGGCGATCCGTTCCGGACGACTCGCCGAACGTATAAAATTACATAAGTCTGGCCGGCACAAATCACGGCCATCGGAGAGAGGCCGACCAATGGGAGACCGCACCACCGGCGTCCGTGCTCGCTCGCTCTCGGCGCTCGCCATCGCTCTCGGTGCGGTGGTGCTCGCCACCGTCACACGGACCCTCGGACCCACGGTCTCGACGACGGTCGCTCCCGAACCACCGAGGTCGATGCCGCCGTCGTCCGGTGTCTCATCCGCGAACTCCTTTACTTGGTCATCAGCAGACTCCTCGCGCTCTTCGGGGTTACTCTCGATGCCCCGTCGGGTCGGGCCGCCGGAAGGGGGCTCGTTGGAGTCGTCATCGTCGTTCTCCAGTTCGTCTACCACCACCGTCTCGCGGTCGTCGCACTCCTCGTCTCGCTCACCGTCTCGGTGCTCCTCTATCAGTACCGCCATCGCCTCGCGGTTCCCCGCGTTTCGCCCTCGTTCGGCGAACGCACCGAACCGACCAGCCGGTCCCCGTCAACGGGAACCACGAACCCGGCGTGGTCACCCGAAACGGAATCGCAGTCGATCCGGGCGGTTTGGCTCGCGATGGTCCACCGCATCGACGACGGTGTCGAGGCCCCATCGTCGCGAACCCCGGGCGAATGGCAGCGACTCGCGGTCGACTCGGGTCTTTCGCCCGACGCCGTCGAGACGATAACTGAGGTGTTCTGTGCCGTTCGGTACGGCAACGCGTCCGAGACGGACGACCGTCGAAACGACGCCCGGGCCATGCTCGAACGGCTCGACGACAGGGGCGTTCCGGATGAATGAGCACCCCCGTCGCCGTGTTCGCCGTTGACTCGCGCTGACGGCGCTCGTCTTCGTCGTCGTTGCCGGCCTCCTCATCGGACTCGATGTCCCCTCTCCGTCGCTGCTCAACACGTTCGGCTACCCGCGAGGGGATGACCTCCTCGTCGTCGGGTACTGCCTAGTCGCGCTCTTCGTGGGATCGCTCCTCCTCGTTCCCCTGTATCTAGAGCCCGCAAATGCGACCGCGAACGCGGAAGGGACCGACGTGAGCCCCCACGTACCCGAGGGAGTACCCGACGTTCCGCGGACCGGTGCGAACCTCGAACCGTTGTTGGGGAACCCGCTTCTCGGACGTCACCTCGGCGACGAGGAGCGCGAAGCGATCCGAACGCGGCTCCGGGAGGCGGCTCTGGGTACTATCCGTCGCCGGACGGGCGTCGAGCGGGACGACGCTACCGCTCGTCTACGGCACGGTGACTGGACGGAGAACGCTACCGCGGCGTGGTTCCTCGGGGACACCTCGCCACCCCGGTCGGTCCGCCTCTACGCCCGAGTTTCTGCTAGCCACGCCTTCCGTCACGGGGCCCGCCGGACCATCGACGAGATCGTCGCCTACGACCGACGTCACGAGTCACGGAGGACCCACCGCCCGTGACGTCGGTCGAACGGACACATCGCTGGCGAGTCGCCCTCCTGTTCGTCCTCTTTACGAGCACGGCAGGGCTGTATCTCGAAGCGCCGTCGCTCTTTTCGGCGTCGCTTCTCGGCATCGCGTACGTGGGGTATCCGCTTCTCATCGGTCCGCCGACCGTCGACCTCGACCTCTCGCGAACCGTCTCCGACGGGACGGCCGCTCACGACGACCCCGTGGTGGTCACCGTCACGATAACGAACACGGGGTCGCGGACGCTCACGGACCTCCGGGTCGTCGACGGTGTGCCGCCCCTCCTCTCCGTCGTCGACGGGACACCGCGACAC
Encoded proteins:
- a CDS encoding DUF4129 domain-containing protein → MVISRLLALFGVTLDAPSGRAAGRGLVGVVIVVLQFVYHHRLAVVALLVSLTVSVLLYQYRHRLAVPRVSPSFGERTEPTSRSPSTGTTNPAWSPETESQSIRAVWLAMVHRIDDGVEAPSSRTPGEWQRLAVDSGLSPDAVETITEVFCAVRYGNASETDDRRNDARAMLERLDDRGVPDE
- a CDS encoding DUF7269 family protein; translated protein: MTALVFVVVAGLLIGLDVPSPSLLNTFGYPRGDDLLVVGYCLVALFVGSLLLVPLYLEPANATANAEGTDVSPHVPEGVPDVPRTGANLEPLLGNPLLGRHLGDEEREAIRTRLREAALGTIRRRTGVERDDATARLRHGDWTENATAAWFLGDTSPPRSVRLYARVSASHAFRHGARRTIDEIVAYDRRHESRRTHRP